In the genome of Quercus robur chromosome 3, dhQueRobu3.1, whole genome shotgun sequence, one region contains:
- the LOC126718882 gene encoding anaphase-promoting complex subunit 2, giving the protein MATEGPASSSSNLAILDSLTDDSIRQIHDSYTGFCATTATLLTGAGDLSVGPEFIAHVHSLCHHGLHSLVRDHFLKSLEEIFEQNGASKFWRRFDAYTNFATLSKNQPPICESEVQEVLCKALEEISSEKQYQEKCLLMLSHALQSYKDQMSEGRHPSDAERSHLFSRYQLLVSSVLMASLPRHFPEILHWYFKGRLEELSTIMGGEFDDDESQDKDEMDLDEKSKISYRTGEMDIDECSHQGRFLENNKLVKNIGKVVRDLRSLGFTSMTEDAYSSAIFLLLKAKVHDLAGDDYRSSVLESIKGWIQAVPLQFFRALLAYLGDSVSYDSPSSGLKSPLASHPSSCYPGIDTPSQGLVRWQLRLEYFAYETLQDLRIAKLFEIIVDYPDSSPAIEDLKQCLEYTGQHSKLVESFISALQYRLLTAGASTNDILHQYVSTIKALRTIDPAGVFLEAVGEPIRDYLRGRKDTIKCIVTMLTDGTGGNPNVSGNAGDSLLEELNRDEESQENTGVDDDFITDDKQAWINAACWEPDPVEADPLKGSRNRRKVDILGMIVGIIGSKDQLVNEYRVMLAEKLLNKSDYDIDSEIRTLELLKIHFGESSMQKCEIMLNDLIDSKRTNSNIKATIAQTPLTGAEPGESAVSMDILDATIISSNFWPPIQDETLNVPEPVDNLLSDYAKRFNEIKTPRKLLWKKNLGTVKLELQFEDRAVQFTVAPVHAAIIMQFQDQTSWTSKNLAAAIGLPVDVLNRRINFWISKGILAESLGADSNDHVFTLMEGMVETNKNGGNGGSCEEILVGDDEGERSVASVEDQIRKEMTIYEKFIMGMLTNFGSMALDRIHNTLKMFCVADPPYDKSLQQLQSFLSGLVSEEKLELRDGMYFMKK; this is encoded by the exons ATGGCGACGGAGGGACCCGCCTCCTCCTCCAGCAACCTAGCGATTCTCGACTCTCTCACCGACGATTCCATCCGACAAATCCACGATAGCTACACCGGCTTCTGCGCCACCACCGCAACCCTTCTCACCGGCGCCGGTGACCTCTCCGTCGGCCCCGAATTCATCGCTCACGTCCATTCCCTCTGCCACCACGGCCTCCACTCTCTCGTTCGCGACCACTTTCTCAAGTCACTagag GAAATTTTTGAGCAAAATGGAGCTTCGAAATTTTGGCGCCGTTTTGATGCTTACACCAATTTTGCAACTCTCTCCAAAAACCAACCCCCT ATATGCGAGAGTGAGGTTCAGGAAGTGTTGTGCAAAGCTCTAGAAGAGATATCTTCGGAAAAGCAATACCAGGAGAAGTGCTTGTTGATGTTGTCTCATGCTTTGCAGTCCTACAAGGATCAGATGTCTGAGGGAAGGCATCCTTCGGATGCGGAGAGAAGCCATCTCTTTTCTAGATACCAATTACTTGTGTCTTCAGTGCTTATGGCTAGTCTTCCTCGGCATTTTCCTG AGATACTCCACTGGTATTTTAAGGGAAGGTTGGAGGAATTGAGTACAATAATGGGTGGAGAGTTCGATGATGATGAATCTCAAGACAAAGATGAAATGGATTTAGATGAAAAAAGCAAAATCTCTTATAGGACTGGTGAAATGGATATTGATGAATGTTCTCACCAGGGTAGGTTCTTGGAGAACAATAAGTTGGTAAAGAACATTGGGAAGGTTGTTCGAGATCTTAGAAGTCTTGGATTTACATCTATGACTGAAGATGCCTATTCTTCTGCCATATTTCTGCTTCTAAAG GCTAAAGTACATGATTTGGCTGGTGATGATTACAGAAGTTCTGTTTTGGAGTCCATTAAAGGGTGGATACag GCTGTGCCTCTCCAGTTCTTCCGTGCACTTCTTGCTTATCTTGGTGACTCTGTTAGTTATGATAGTCCTTCATCTGGTCTCAAATCACCTTTGGCTTCACATCCTTCGTCATGCTATCCCGGAATTGATACTCCCTCTCAAGGACTTGTTAGATGGCAGTTGCGGCTAGAGTATTTTGCTTATGAGACATTGCAAGATTTAAGGATAGCCAAACTATTTGAGATAATTGTGGATTATCCTGACAG CTCTCCAGCTATTGAAGATTTAAAGCAATGTCTTGAATATACGGGACAACATTCTAAGTTGGTTGAATCATTTATCTCAGCACTACAATATCGCTTGCTTACTGCTGGTGCCTCAACCAATGACATACTGCATCAATATGTTTCAACTATTAAAGCACTACGGACAATAGACCCGGCAGGTGTTTTTCTTGAAGCAGTTGGTGAACCAATAAGAGACTACTTAAGGGGAAGGAAAGATACCATAAAATGCATTGTGACAATGTTAACTGATGGGACTGGTGGAAATCCTAATGTATCTGGAAATGCTGGGGATAGCCTTCTTGAAGAATTAAATAGAGATGAAGAAAGTCAAGAGAATACTGGTGTTGATGATGATTTCATCACCGATGACAAGCAAGCATGGATCAATGCTGCCTG CTGGGAGCCTGATCCTGTAGAAGCTGACCCATTGAAAGGTAGTAGGAACCGGAGGAAAGTTGACATACTTGGCATGATTGTTGGCATAATTGGTTCAAAGGACCAACTAGTCAATGAATATCGTGTTATGCTGGCAGAAAAGCTTCTCAACAAATCTGATTATGACATTGATTCAGAGATACGTACTTTAGAACTCCTCAAG ATACATTTTGGAGAGAGCAGCATGCAAAAATGTGAAATAATGCTCAATGACCTGATAGATTCAAAGAGGACAAACTCCAATATAAAAGCAACCATTGCTCAGACCCCTCTGACAG GGGCTGAGCCAGGGGAGTCTGCAGTGTCAATGGATATTCTTGATGCTACAATCATATCTTCTAATTTCTGGCCTCCAATCCAG gATGAGACCCTTAATGTGCCTGAGCCAGTTGACAACCTGCTCTCTGATTATGCAAAGAGGTTTAATGAAATCAAAACCCCTCGTAAGCTTCTATGGAAGAAAAATCTTGGTACAGTCAAG TTGGAGTTGCAATTTGAAGATAGGGCAGTGCAGTTCACAGTGGCACCTGTACATGCAGCAATTATTATGCAATTTCAGGATCAAACGAG TTGGACCTCTAAAAATCTTGCAGCTGCTATTGGCTTACCTGTAGATGTACTCAATCGAAGGATAAATTTTTGGATAAGCAAG GGAATCCTTGCAGAATCACTTGGGGCAGACTCTAATGACCATGTATTTACCCTGATGGAAGGTATGGTTGAAACTAATAAGAATGGTGGAAATGGTGGTAGTTGTGAGGAGATTTTAGTTGGTGATGATGAGGGAGAGAGATCTGTGGCCTCTGTTGAGGATCAAATACGCAAGGAAATGACTATTTATGAG AAATTTATCATGGGGATGCTCACAAACTTTGGAAGCATGGCATTAGATCGAATTCATAATACTCTCAAG ATGTTTTGCGTAGCTGACCCCCCTTACGATAAATCACTCCAACAACTTCAGAGCTTCTTATCTGGTCTAGTTTCTGAAGAAAAGTTGGAACTGAGAGATGGAATGTATTTCATGAAGAAATAA
- the LOC126718881 gene encoding methyltransferase FGSG_00040, translated as MTELEMAEEQMQQLRSKAKEHLLREEWEDSILAYSHFINLCQDQISNTQHHLDPENLSKLHKSLCLGLSNRAEARSRLREFDEALKDSEQSLKIESTHFKTLLCKGKILLNLNRYSMALDCFNTALLDPQANENAESLNGYLEKCKKLEFLSRTGGFDLSDWIVNKYRGKSPELAEYIGAVQIRKSVISGRGLFATKNIDAGTLVLVTKAIATERGILPSEDSGENAQLVMWKNFIDKVTSSIAKCPRTCYLINTLSIGEDEDVLEVPDISLFRPEAEEERRDLDKKIDMASILNILDVNSLVEDTVSAKVLGRNSDYYGVGLWVLASFINHACSPNARRLHVGDYVMVHVSRDVKAGEEITFAYHDVLLPLDKRREMSNSWGFQCNCKRCKFEEEMSEKQEIREIEIGLERGIDMGGAVYRLEECMRRCVVRGKQKGYLRASYWSAYSEAYGSQKSMKRWGQRIPAVDVVVDSLVEVMGSDERLLKALIEGLNKSSGVLDKERALKLGRGVYGKVVKKQALRTLLEIGLF; from the coding sequence ATGACAGAACTCGAAATGGCCGAAGAGCAAATGCAACAGCTCAGATCCAAAGCCAAGGAGCACCTCCTCAGAGAAGAATGGGAAGACTCCATACTTGCCTACTCTCACTTCATCAATCTTTGCCAAGACCAAATCTCAAACACCCAACATCACTTAGACCCAGAAAACCTTTCCAAGCTCCACAAATCTCTCTGCTTAGGGCTCTCAAATCGAGCCGAGGCACGGTCCAGGCTGAGAGAATTTGATGAAGCATTGAAGGATAGTGAACAATCTTTGAAAATTGAGAGTACCCATTTCAAGACCCTGCTATGCAAAGGTAAGATTTTGCTAAATCTCAATAGGTACTCTATGGCTTTGGACTGTTTCAACACTGCTCTTTTGGATCCTCAGGCTAATGAGAATGCTGAAAGCCTTAATGGGTATCTGGAGAAATGCAAAAAGCTAGAGTTTTTATCAAGGACCGGAGGCTTTGATCTCTCGGATTGGATTGTAAACAAGTATCGAGGAAAGTCCCCAGAACTAGCCGAGTACATTGGTGCTGTGCAGATAAGGAAATCTGTGATTAGTGGGCGTGGCCTATTTGCAACAAAGAACATTGATGCTGGGACTTTGGTGTTGGTCACCAAAGCAATTGCCACAGAGAGAGGTATATTGCCTAGTGAAGATTCAGGTGAGAATGCCCAATTGGTTATGTGGAAGAATTTCATTGATAAAGTTACAAGTTCAATTGCAAAATGTCCTAGAACATGTTATTTGATTAATACATTGTCAATTGGCGAAGATGAGGACGTGTTAGAGGTTCCAGATATAAGTCTTTTTAGGCCTGAGGCTGAAGAGGAAAGAAGAGACTTGGATAAGAAGATTGATATGGCTAGTATTCTAAACATCTTGGATGTGAATTCTCTGGTTGAAGATACAGTTTCAGCCAAAGTTTTGGGGAGGAACAGTGATTATTATGGTGTTGGATTGTGGGTATTAGCTTCATTCATTAACCATGCTTGTAGTCCTAATGCAAGGCGTTTGCATGTAGGGGATTATGTGATGGTTCATGTTTCAAGGGATGTTAAGGCAGGTGAAGAGATTACATTTGCTTATCATGATGTGCTTTTGCCATTGGATAAGCGTAGAGAAATGTCAAACTCATGGGGGTTTCAATGTAATTGTAAGAGGTGCAAGTTTGAGGAGGAAATGAGTGAAAAGCAAGAGATTAGAGAAATTGAAATTGGCCTTGAAAGAGGGATAGATATGGGTGGTGCAGTGTACAGATTAGAGGAATGTATGAGGAGATGTGTAGTGAGGGGTAAGCAGAAAGGCTATTTGAGGGCATCCTATTGGTCTGCATATTCTGAGGCTTATGGTTCACAGAAGTCAATGAAGAGATGGGGACAGCGGATTCCAGCTGTGGACGTGGTGGTGGATAGTTTAGTTGAAGTAATGGGAAGTGATGAGAGGTTATTGAAGGCATTGATCGAAGGATTGAATAAAAGTTCAGGGGTGTTGGACAAGGAGAGGGCTTTGAAGCTGGGAAGAGGAGTGTATGGAAAGGTGGTTAAGAAACAAGCATTAAGGACTCTACTTGAGATTGGCTTATTTTGA